The genomic interval ATTTACTGCTGAACATATTGAATGAGTGCATTACACATTCAGGTGTCTTTGAATGAAAACAACATACAACACAGGTTGCTTGTTGTTACAGTTTTgagtattttgtttgtttgttttgttttttgtttgtttttcactacTGGTCATGCAATTTGAAAACATTGCTTTTGAAGACATAAATGGATGAGTTGCTAAATGTTACCTATATAACAATCGATGGTTATGTGGAAATTAATAAATAcagatatgtttatttttattgtatgtttATAGTATATATTCTAATAATCTGCAGTAATTCTACAATTGTGTATCTCATTTGTATTCATAAAAACCTTCATGAGCctatgtacattttcattgcagcttTGCTGGTTAATTGTGCTCTTTACACTACAAGTGTTTTCCCTAAAtttctgattgactttttatctgaaaaacagATTATATCATATTCAGCAtgtatttttcagtattttgtattttacacTCTAGCTTGCTCAGAGTTCTTTCTCTTGGCAGTCATGGCCTTTGACAGATATGTGGCTATATGCAAACCTCTGCAATATCCAACCATCATGAGCAAAACCACTGTGAGTATTTTCCTAGTTATAGCTTGGGTTGTACCTGCTTCTCATATTGCAGTGCCAGCAGTACTAACTGCTGAAGCTAAACTGTGTGACTTTAATGTAAAAGCAATCTTTTGTAGCAATGCAATATACACTCTTCAGTGCTTAAAATCACaattttttgttgtatttggtTTGGTTGGTTTAGTAGATCTCGTAATGCTTCCTCTGATCTTCATAGTTTTCacatatacaaaaatatttatagtCTCTTATCAAAGTTGTAAAGAAATTAGGAAGAAAGCTACAGAGACTTGTTTACCTCACCTGTCAGTTTTAATCAGCTTTTCCTGTTTAGGTCTTTATGATGTAATCGGTGCTCGAGTGGAATCAGATTTTTCAAAAACTACACGCTTAATGATGACATTACAAGCAGTTTTATATCATCCTTTGTTTAATCCATTCATATATGGGCTCAAAATGAAGGAAATttccaaacatttaaaaaggttGCTTTGTCAGGCCAAAATTGTTTCATATACTAATACTGAATGCTAAGGTGGACTCATCTCTTCTGCAGCCATTTCGTTGTAGTTGTTTAATAAGCTTATCATTTAATAATCAAATCCTCCCAACAATCATTCATAATCTTTTCATTTTACTATATTGTGgtgtttgtacatgtacaaGAAAATgtacagcattaaaaaatgtcccttttcTCCCATCAGAGTAATTAGCAGAATGTCACAGTGTGTTTAGCACTTGCTCTGGGGGTGTTAAGAAAATGAGCATTGATAATAAGATATACATTATAAGTTAAGGTTGTGTTGTTATTTCCCAACAAAGCTTATTTCAGGAATATAATGTCTAATAATGCACACAAGTTATTATGTGTGCCTTCCAGGTATGTTTCTTTTTGACTTATTTTCTGAACAAGGTTTAAAACACGAGTTCAGGcatccagctttttttttttttttaagttaaaagcTGAGAGCTTTTGTCTCACTGAAAAACTGAtaacaaaatgtacaaaattcTCATACAGATACACTTCAAAAATATAAACACGCCCAGTGCACTCCTAGTTGAAGTATCTGAAGTATTTAGGGAGTCAGATACATATTTCACAATAATGTCaaattgtttcagtttattcTTTTATCCTCTTTAAATCCTTAACGGCCTGGCTTACTCATTTGTGTTTACTTTGTGCTGATATATGATTATCAGCAAATGTAGTATGTATAAATTATGGTAGGTATCAGAAACATTATTCTAATAATATGCACAAACTACTATTTTTGGACTCACCAAAACCACCATGTTCTTAGGTTTGTTTTCACTGTTACTTTGACATTAGTTCAGATTATATTCTATTTACAGTAGGTGGTCTTTTTCAGTGGTTTATTTACTACTCTTTTTGTGCCCTGGCATCTAACAGGCATGTATCCATTTGTAACATCTGTAATGTGAAATTCCCTCATGTCTACCTTGTCTCACACTTCTGTGCTAATAAATAACTGTGGATGAAAGTAATTTTTGACTGCTTTTTGTTTCGGTTtggttttttgcattttttaaagaatgtaCTGTTTTCTATTTGGCCACTTGGATCCTCTTTCCAGCAAGAGGATTTGGCAGGTTGGGGGACTCTAAGATCAGTACTGGCTCTGCATACGGAAAATTTCCTTCCCTTACACTGGcagtatactgtttatactATCTTTATACTAGACAGTATACAGTTAGTATAAAGGTGGAATTGAGTGAATGACTCAAATCATCATCtgcttaaattcaaattcatctctGCTATACTTGATGAAACCACACCTTGACCATGAACAATGCAgccactgtgcaccagtccaacacagactTTACCATAACTTCACCACACTGGGGCCAGCTAACTTTTTATCCTATACtaactgcagtatttttatgCAGCCTTGAACTATCTCAAATTtagtatacctcagtttgttttgcaggacatGTAAcagtatgaaaaaacaaaacttctgTGTGACACTGCCTAGAGCAGTGCTAGGAATCCACATAACCCCTCCCATCCAAAAACGTTCTGTTGATACGTACCATTACGTATATCTTTATTGTCACATATGCAAACAAAGTGTAACATCTTTAGGTTCACACCTCAAATGGTGGTAGTTTTGTGTTGAGAAATTAATGAAATCCATGGAGGGTGAAAAAGGTTATTAACTATGTCATGTCTGACTTTAACAGTTTATAAAAATCAAAGTTCAGGTATCTGCAATCATAATTAAACACATATTCTACATTAATGCAAGTCTCAGCATTAAACctcttaaatgttttcattcatctgttttataatttctttctcctttgtccattaaatactttttaattttttaaatttactttttaatccattcgcttccactcatcctgttcagggtcgcagggggcagctatcccagctgtcatagggcgagaggcagggtacaccctgtacaggtcgccagcctgtcacagggccaacgcagagagacaaacaacctttcatactcacattcacacctatgggcaatttagtgtagccaattaacctaaccccagtaagtgcatgtctttggaatgtgggaggaaaccggagtacccggaagAAACCCACtcaagcatggggagaacatgcaaactctacacagggagagggagaggcctggaccaaggtggaatcgaaccttccagatgttattctaactgtgaggcagcagtgctaaccactgcgccaccgtgctgccctgtgTTCTACTAATTTGCAGAAATTGTACTACTCTATACCTCATTTGCACTAATCAAAATTGTTTTCATTGCAGCTTTGCTACTGAACATCCTagatttttaattactttttaggCCATGCATAATGGCATTGGCTGAATCATTGGCTGTGGGAGGAGACTGGTAAGACCACAGAGCAAGACTTGGCTGACCTCAAAGAGATTCTAGAAAACTGTTCATTGGATCAGAAAGAGGAGCAGTTTTCTGGCCACATTGTTACATTGGTGAAAGAGTGCTGATGACTGTTGTGAGATGATGCCTCTGGATTGATAAACCGGGGTCATTATCCCACTTTTTAAGAGAAGGTACTGGAGGGTGTGTTCCAACTTCAGGGGGACCACACTCATCAACTTCCCTGGGAAggcctttataaatcattggttattCGGATCAgtagtttcagttaaataaatcatatagcagacaaaaacagtgatctttgagaagtgaaatgaagtttataggatttacagaaagtgtgtaataactatttaaagaaaattagGCAGGGGCATAAGTTTGGGTACCCCAACATAAaacaatatttagtagatcctccttttgcagaaataacagcctctaaatgcctcctatagcttccaatgagattCTGGATTCTGgatttcagaaagaaaaataatgaccAGCATGggagaagaagatgaaaaaCTGAGCTCAAATGACAATTTTGGGCTacttattaaatataaaatccctgaagctgtgagaggcctttggtaaaaaaaaactacagttcccagcaaaatTATGTGACTTACTAATAGTTAGTGACTAGTTAGTgacttgcattaaaaacaagatTGTTCATGCTGATAATTCAGACTTAGGAAGTGTTATTAGCAGCTGATCAGATCAATAAAACAACTGGATTACtaagtttttgttgtgtatgctttttacaaACCGCAAACCGATTATTGGAAGGAAACGGTGCTCTGGGACACGGTGAAGTGCAACTCTTCTGGTTTATATGGAAAAATGGATTAgtacttatatagcgcttttctactctgtctgagcactcaaagcacttacacaagcacttccatatgaagATAAGCGCTTTTAAagtgtctaacattcacactccaaaaCTTATGTCaaagagcaacttagggttaagtatcttgtccaaggatactttggcatgcacaGCCAAGAATTGAAGctccaaccttccaattagtaggtgaactgctctacctcctgagctacaagAATTATTACTAGAATTTTCCCTAGAATTATTGCTCCTTCAATCTAATTGTTGGGACTtagttttactctttttttactttatgaaCAAAAGTAAGTCAGTAAATCAGCTTGGGTCGGGGAACTGTTGCATCAAAAACTGATATTTACAGTTAGATCCATAGATCGCTttcaaaattatgaaaaaaaagaaattgattCTATAACAAGCAATGGCACTATTAAAAAGCGGAAGTGTGTGCTGAATGGATACATGTACTTAAATTTTGCACTAGAATACGACTTGTAATGGCCAATAAAATGCATTCTGACATTCATTCTGACAATCAAAGAGAAGAGCTCCTTGTGGAAATAAAAGTATAAACCTGAATGCACTGAAGATATCAAACCACATATATTTTCCAAGGCTACTGAAATTTtagtgttgaaaaaaaaaaacagaacttataGCAAAACATGGTGAGGGTTCACAGTGAAATGAAAGGATGCATTAATTGTGGAGTCCTGAAACCTCAGTTACAAGAAGCTAAACAATCCCTAGAGGATGAAACAACCTGATAAAAACCTTCCACAGACTCAGATGATTCATGTGTGTATTTGATTGATGAATGTATTCCAAGATAGTTCAAATATCTTTATGAATAGGACACAACACAGGTTGTATGTTAGTATAATTCTGTAtgcttgtttgttgtttttatttatacttttgtCTTTATACTTTgtctttaaaaacaataatggaTGAAGAGTTAAATGTTACATATGTAACTCTAGCCTGGTATTTAGAAGTTAACAAGTAcagatatgtttatttttttattatgtttacaATATATATTCTAATAATCTGCAGTAATTCTGCTATTGTGTATCTAATCTGTATTCATAAAAACCTTCATGAGCctatgtacattttcattgcagcttTGCTCCTGAACTGTGTTCTTTACAGTACAATTATTTACCCCAAAattctgattgactttttatctgaaaaacaaGTCATGTCATATTCATCCtgtctctttcagttttttatgttttacactGTAGGAATGTCAGAATTCATTCTTTTGGCTGCCATGGCCTATGACAGATATGTGGCTATATGCAAACCTCTGCAATATCAAACTATCATGAGAAAAACCACTGTGAGTATTTTCCTGGTTTTAGCTTGGGTCGCACCTGCTTGTCATATTGCAGTACAAGCAATAGCGAGTGCTGAAACTAAACTGTGTGACTTTAATATAAAAGGAATATTTTGTAACAATGCAGTTTACACTCTTCAGTGTGCAAGACCAAGATTAATTACTGTAtttggtttagttttgttaCTAGATCTTGTAATACTTCCTATGCTCTTCATAGTTTTCACgtacacaaaaatatttatagTTTCTTATCGAAGTTGTAAAGAAATTAAGAAGAAAGCTGCAGAGACCTGTTTACCCCACCTGTTAGTTTTAATCAGtctcactttgttttttgtatatGATATAATCATAGCTCGAGTGGAATCAGATTTTCCAAAAACTGCACGTATAATAATGAATTTACAAATAGTGCTCTATCATCCTTTGTTTAATCCATTCATATATGGGCTCAAAATGAGGAAAATTTCTAAACACCTGAAAAGGCTTCTTTCTCAAGCCAAAAACCTTTCCTGTATTCAAAGTGAATGCTAAAGTGTAGTAATTTGTTCTGTAATCAGTTTGTTGAAATTATTCAAAACACTTCACTTCATTTCACATAACCAAATTTTCTTAGCTTCAGAACATTTTCATGTTAGTGCATTGTGTCTCTGGAAGtacaagaaaatataaaatgtgtaaaatatatatataactttcATTAATTTAACTCACAAACTGTAACCCTATTTTTAGGAGATTGAATTGAtattaatattcattttaatttacattctGGTTATTAATGAAGTGTTTTTGGgtgataaaataaacattttaagttcaTGTTGTATTTATACTTCAGTTATTGTAGTTTAACTCTGGtttaataaatcaatcaatcttTATTTCGAACATGTAAGTtaatatacataaaaaacaagCTGACATGCAATCAATGACTTTTTTGTTCTAAAAGGAGTAGGAGAAAAATGCTCCTTCTTATTATTAATTCCTACCCCTAACTTGCTCATCCTATATATCTGTTTTTGATTATACAGTCTGAAATATACATATGTGCATAATATGTACATAATACATTTTCCCTTGTGGTATTGTCTTTATgaattaatttataatttactATACCTAGCCAGAAGTGATAATTTGATAGtatgtcattatatatatatatatatatatatatatatactgctcaaaaataaagggaacgctcaaataacacatcctagatctgaatgaataaaatatattctaATTGAATACTTTgctctgtacaaagttgaatgtgctgacagcaaaatcacaaaaatcatcaacggaggcctggatttggagtcacacacaaaattaaagtggaaaaacacactacaggctgatccaactttgatgtaatgtccttaaaacaagtcaaaatccatccatccatccatccatccattttcttccacttatccggggccgggtcgcgggggcaggagcctaagcagagaagcccagctTTCCCTctacccagccacctcctcaagctcatccggagggaccccaaggcgttcccaggccagccgagagatataatctctccagcgtgtcctgggtctaccacggggcctcctcccggtgggacatgcccagaacacctcacctaagaggcggccaggaggcatcctaatcagatgcccgagccacctcaactggctcctttcgatatggaggagcagcggctctactctgagcccctcccggatggctgcactcctcaccttatctctaagggagaggccagccacccttcgaaggaaactcatttctgccgcttgtatttgcgatcttattctttcagtcactatccaaagctcgtgaccataggtgagggtaggaacgtagattgaccagtaaatcgagaacttcgcttttacactaagctccctcttcaccacgacagaccggtgcagcgtccaaatcactgcagaagcagccccaatccgtctgtcgatctcccgctcccttcttccATCattcgtgaacaagaccccgagatacttgaactcctccacttggggcaagaactcattcctgagcccgagagggcactccacccttttccggctgaggaccatggcctcagacttagaggtgctgattctcaagccggccacttcacactcggctgtgaaccgttccactgcaagctggaggccaccccctgatgaagccaacaggaccgcatcatctgcaaacagcagaaatgaaacTCTGAGGctaccaaggaagaagccttctgccacctggctatgcctgtCCATAAAGTCAAGtcacaagtcaaaatgaggctcagtattgtgtgtggcctccacgtgcctgtatgaccaccctacaatgcctgggcatcctcctgatgaggtggcggatggtctcctgagggatctcctcccagacctggactaaagcatccgccaactcctggacagtctgtggtgcaacgtgatgttGATGGATGGAgcaagacatgatgtcccagatgtgctcaatcgaattcaggtctggggaacgggcaggccagtccatagcttcaatgccttcatcttgcaggaactgctgacacactccagccacatgaggtctagcattgtcctgcattaggaggaacccagggccaaccacaccagcatatggtctcacaaggggtctgaggatctcatctctgtacctaatggcagtcatgctacctctggcgagcacatggagggctgtgcggccctccaatgaaatgccaccccacaccattactgacccactgccaaaccggtcatgctgaaggatgttgcaggcagcagatcgctctccacgacgtctccagactctgtcacatctctcacatgtgctcagtgcgaacctgctttcatctgtgaagagcacagggcgccagtagctaatttgccaatcctggtgttctctggcaaaggccaagcatcctgcacagtgttgggctgtgagcacaacccccatctgtggacgtcgggccctcataccatcctcatggagttggtttctaaccgtttgtgcagacacatttgtggcctgctggaggtcattttgcagggctctggcagtgctcctcctgttcctccttgcacaaaggtggaggtagtggtcctgctgatgtgttgttgccctcctacggcctcctccatgtctcctggtgtactggcctgtctcctggtagcgcctccagcctctgaacactacgctgacagacacagcaaaccttcttgccatagctcgcattgatgtgccatcctggatgagctgcactacctgagccacttgtgtgggttgtagagtccgtctcatgctaccacgagtgtgaaagcaagaatcaagaatcaagaatgcctttattagtcccacaatggggaaattgcagttaacagagcacccatccaaacaaacacaacacaaacggGGGgtcaggtgtctgaggtcatgcagccgttttacaggcactacctttagcagaagaacagaaaaagatacactgggataggtaggttcaaaaaaatcatctcataatgtattcattatgaacaccttatgaggttccaaaaaaacacctcagcaaaagcatatttgcacatttaaagccaggatagcaatatggtgggtaaggtcagggtcaggaggggatgcagacggagacaagagggtgggggcattgtggagcccagatgccagctcctagccaaaacagtttgctgataatgATGGAAGTTGATCaacggccgtggtacaccagatccagctacacaaatcacagagagggctgaggggaagagcgaccatcacacattgtcctggagagatatgattacc from Archocentrus centrarchus isolate MPI-CPG fArcCen1 chromosome 21, fArcCen1, whole genome shotgun sequence carries:
- the LOC115800186 gene encoding olfactory receptor 13C2-like gives rise to the protein MDELLNVTYITIDGYVEINKYRYVYFYCMFIVYILIICSNSTIVYLICIHKNLHEPMYIFIAALLVNCALYTTSVFPKFLIDFLSEKQIISYSACIFQYFVFYTLACSEFFLLAVMAFDRYVAICKPLQYPTIMSKTTVSIFLVIAWVVPASHIAVPAVLTAEAKLCDFNVKAIFCSNAIYTLQCLKSQFFVVFGLVGLVDLVMLPLIFIVFTYTKIFIVSYQSCKEIRKKATETCLPHLSVLISFSCLGLYDVIGARVESDFSKTTRLMMTLQAVLYHPLFNPFIYGLKMKEISKHLKRLLCQAKIVSYTNTEC
- the LOC115801020 gene encoding olfactory receptor 4D6-like: MDEELNVTYVTLAWYLEVNKYRYVYFFIMFTIYILIICSNSAIVYLICIHKNLHEPMYIFIAALLLNCVLYSTIIYPKILIDFLSEKQVMSYSSCLFQFFMFYTVGMSEFILLAAMAYDRYVAICKPLQYQTIMRKTTVSIFLVLAWVAPACHIAVQAIASAETKLCDFNIKGIFCNNAVYTLQCARPRLITVFGLVLLLDLVILPMLFIVFTYTKIFIVSYRSCKEIKKKAAETCLPHLLVLISLTLFFVYDIIIARVESDFPKTARIIMNLQIVLYHPLFNPFIYGLKMRKISKHLKRLLSQAKNLSCIQSEC